The following proteins come from a genomic window of Gammaproteobacteria bacterium:
- a CDS encoding RNA methyltransferase, which yields MTEPRITSTQNPRVKHLVRLRSRRHRDTEGLFTIEGYRELTRAIDSGIELEEVAYCPSLFLGANERALLEAAEVAGAHLIEFAEDPFRKVSYRDRPEGLIGLARQFPTGLDRLEPGPNPLVLVVESIEKPGNLGTMLRTADAAGADAVIVSDPATDPFNPNVVRASLGCLFLVPLAVASNTDTLAWLTACKIKTFAATPAGERLHWEADYRKPSALAIGSEQYGLSETWMTAADEQVRIPMLGDADSLNAAMAAGVMLYEAVRQRTTGRQPTADSR from the coding sequence ATGACCGAACCTCGCATCACGTCGACCCAGAACCCGCGCGTCAAACACCTCGTGCGCCTCCGTAGCCGACGTCATCGCGACACCGAAGGCCTCTTCACGATCGAGGGATATCGAGAACTCACCCGGGCGATCGACTCCGGAATCGAACTCGAAGAAGTCGCCTACTGCCCCTCGCTGTTCCTCGGCGCCAACGAGCGCGCCCTCCTCGAGGCCGCGGAGGTCGCCGGCGCTCATCTCATCGAGTTTGCCGAGGATCCTTTCCGTAAAGTGAGTTACCGAGATCGGCCAGAAGGTCTCATCGGCCTTGCCCGACAGTTCCCGACGGGACTGGATCGCCTCGAGCCAGGGCCGAACCCGCTCGTGTTGGTCGTCGAGTCGATCGAGAAGCCGGGAAACCTCGGCACGATGCTGAGAACCGCGGATGCCGCCGGCGCCGACGCAGTGATCGTCTCCGATCCGGCGACCGACCCGTTCAATCCGAACGTCGTGCGAGCGTCGCTGGGATGTCTGTTCCTGGTGCCGCTGGCCGTCGCGTCGAACACCGACACCCTTGCGTGGCTCACGGCATGCAAGATAAAGACGTTTGCCGCCACCCCGGCCGGCGAACGCCTCCACTGGGAGGCCGACTACCGGAAACCGAGCGCTCTCGCAATCGGCTCGGAGCAGTACGGCCTGTCCGAGACCTGGATGACGGCTGCCGATGAGCAGGTCCGCATCCCGATGCTCGGTGACGCGGACAGCCTCAACGCGGCGATGG